In Caloramator mitchellensis, one DNA window encodes the following:
- the truA gene encoding tRNA pseudouridine(38-40) synthase TruA: MRNIKLIIEYDGTNYCGWQKQKNGISIEEMIEKSIEKILKEKVELIGSSRTDAKVHAKGQVANFFTNTRVPAEKICNALNSVLPEDIKIIHSEEVSKEFHSRYDSKGKKYSYLIVNREVPLALYRNYAAHVKYDLNLGNMQEACKYFLGEHDFSAFRSTGSSVKTSVRNIMLLELIKRDEFITVNIEANGFLYNMVRIIVGTLIDVGRGKIKPNEIKDIIQSKDRKRAGATAPPQGLYLEKVYY; encoded by the coding sequence ATGAGAAACATAAAACTTATTATTGAATATGACGGAACCAATTATTGTGGATGGCAAAAACAAAAAAATGGTATATCCATTGAGGAAATGATAGAAAAATCAATTGAGAAAATTTTAAAGGAAAAGGTTGAGCTAATAGGTTCAAGCAGAACCGATGCAAAGGTTCATGCTAAGGGACAAGTAGCTAACTTTTTTACAAACACTCGTGTCCCTGCAGAAAAGATATGCAATGCTCTTAATTCAGTTTTACCAGAAGATATTAAGATAATTCATTCTGAAGAAGTTTCAAAGGAATTTCATTCAAGATATGACAGCAAAGGTAAAAAATATAGCTATCTAATTGTGAACAGGGAAGTTCCGTTGGCTTTGTATAGAAATTATGCAGCGCATGTAAAATATGATTTAAATTTAGGCAATATGCAGGAAGCCTGTAAATATTTTTTAGGAGAACATGATTTTAGTGCCTTTAGAAGCACAGGAAGCTCGGTTAAAACAAGTGTAAGAAACATTATGTTACTAGAATTGATTAAGAGAGATGAATTTATAACTGTCAACATTGAAGCAAATGGGTTTCTTTACAATATGGTAAGAATAATTGTAGGGACATTAATAGATGTTGGCAGAGGTAAAATTAAACCCAATGAAATAAAGGATATAATACAGTCAAAGGATAGAAAAAGAGCAGGTGCAACTGCACCACCACAAGGACTTTATCTTGAAAAAGTTTATTATTGA
- the rplQ gene encoding 50S ribosomal protein L17: MGYRKLGRPTDQRIAMLRNLVTSFFKSEDGRILTTEARAKEVRSIAEKMITLAKRGDLHARRQVLSYITEEEVVAKLFSDIAKKYENRNGGYTRIMKLGPRRGDAAEMVILELV; encoded by the coding sequence ATGGGCTACCGTAAGCTTGGCCGTCCTACAGATCAAAGAATAGCTATGTTGAGAAATCTTGTAACAAGCTTTTTCAAATCAGAGGATGGAAGAATACTAACTACTGAAGCTAGAGCTAAGGAAGTTAGAAGCATTGCTGAAAAGATGATAACTCTTGCTAAAAGAGGAGATTTACATGCAAGAAGACAAGTTCTTTCTTATATAACAGAAGAAGAAGTTGTAGCAAAGTTATTTAGCGATATAGCAAAAAAATATGAAAATAGAAACGGCGGCTATACAAGAATAATGAAACTTGGACCAAGAAGAGGGGACGCCGCAGAAATGGTTATATTAGAATTAGTGTAA
- a CDS encoding energy-coupling factor transporter transmembrane component T family protein: protein MIKDITIGQYLPGDSFIHKLDPRVKIMLSFLYLITVFVVNNYAGYGIVIVFTLFMIAIAHVPFKYLFNGIKGIIWLIIFTAVLNATLTPGNVLFRLFDVIPFTDKGINLAIFMSLRLILLIIGTSLLTLTTSPIALTDGIERILNPFKRIGLPAHELAMMMTIALRFIPTLLDETDKIMKAQMARGADFDSGSIVKKAKGLIPVLVPLFISAFRRADELALAMEARCYKGGEGRTRLKQLRVSYRDYIAITLFLVFSIICIISRR from the coding sequence ATGATAAAGGATATTACTATTGGACAATATCTTCCAGGGGACTCGTTTATCCATAAGTTAGACCCAAGAGTTAAGATAATGTTATCTTTTCTTTATCTCATAACAGTTTTTGTGGTTAATAACTATGCGGGGTATGGAATTGTAATTGTATTTACATTATTTATGATTGCAATTGCACATGTTCCATTCAAATATTTATTTAACGGCATAAAGGGTATCATATGGTTAATAATTTTTACCGCTGTATTAAATGCGACCTTGACTCCTGGGAATGTATTATTTAGGTTGTTTGATGTTATACCTTTTACCGACAAAGGAATTAATCTGGCAATTTTTATGTCGTTAAGGTTAATTCTTTTGATTATAGGGACTTCATTACTAACATTAACAACATCACCAATAGCTCTTACCGATGGCATTGAAAGAATATTAAATCCTTTTAAAAGAATAGGACTTCCTGCACACGAACTTGCAATGATGATGACTATTGCATTAAGATTTATACCTACATTATTAGACGAAACTGACAAAATAATGAAGGCACAGATGGCAAGAGGTGCAGATTTTGACTCTGGCAGCATTGTAAAAAAAGCAAAGGGGTTAATCCCAGTTTTAGTGCCGTTATTCATTAGTGCATTTAGGAGAGCTGATGAGTTAGCATTAGCTATGGAAGCTAGATGCTACAAAGGAGGAGAAGGAAGAACACGTTTAAAGCAGCTTAGAGTTAGCTATAGGGATTATATTGCTATAACACTGTTTTTAGTTTTTTCAATAATATGTATTATAAGCAGGCGATAA
- a CDS encoding energy-coupling factor transporter ATPase yields the protein MPVKIENLSYVYMPNTPFQKKALENISINIADGEFIGLIGHTGSGKSTLIQQINGLLKPTEGKVYIDEICLTDKNVELKKIRHKVGIVFQYPEHQLFEETIYKDIAFGPTNLGLNPEQVEDRVKRAMKFVGIDYERYKDKSPFEMSGGQKRRVAIAGVLAMEPRVLILDEPTAGLDPRGRNEILNQIKNMHKEYKMTIIMVSHSMEEVAQLADRLIVLDKGRVVLEGAPREVFSKIDVLEKIGLAAPQVTYLARNLRSKGFDIKEDIMTIEEAKHEILRVLRRRTL from the coding sequence ATGCCGGTTAAAATAGAAAATTTATCGTATGTGTATATGCCAAATACGCCTTTTCAAAAAAAGGCGTTAGAAAATATATCGATTAACATAGCTGATGGAGAGTTCATTGGTTTGATTGGTCATACAGGTTCAGGAAAATCTACTTTAATACAGCAAATAAATGGACTGTTAAAACCGACTGAAGGTAAAGTTTACATTGATGAAATCTGCCTGACAGACAAAAATGTTGAATTAAAAAAAATTAGGCACAAAGTAGGCATTGTATTTCAATATCCAGAACACCAATTATTTGAAGAAACGATATATAAAGACATTGCTTTTGGACCGACAAATTTAGGACTTAATCCTGAACAAGTAGAAGATAGAGTAAAAAGAGCAATGAAGTTTGTTGGAATAGATTATGAAAGATATAAAGACAAGTCTCCATTTGAAATGAGTGGTGGACAAAAAAGAAGAGTGGCAATTGCAGGTGTATTAGCAATGGAGCCTAGGGTCTTAATTCTTGATGAGCCAACAGCAGGACTTGACCCAAGGGGACGAAATGAAATACTAAATCAAATAAAGAATATGCATAAAGAATACAAAATGACTATTATAATGGTTTCTCATAGCATGGAAGAGGTGGCACAATTGGCAGATAGGCTAATTGTATTAGATAAAGGAAGAGTAGTTTTAGAGGGAGCCCCCAGAGAAGTATTTAGCAAGATTGATGTTTTGGAAAAAATAGGCCTTGCTGCTCCGCAAGTAACTTACCTTGCTAGAAATTTAAGGAGCAAAGGATTTGATATAAAAGAGGATATCATGACAATTGAAGAGGCAAAACACGAAATACTTAGAGTCTTAAGGAGAAGAACATTATGA
- the rpsI gene encoding 30S ribosomal protein S9, which translates to MERVQYYGTGRRKTSVARVRLVPGEGNIIINKRNIEDYFGLETLKVIVRQPLALTGTLNKYDVLVNVHGGGFTGQAGAIRHGIARALVNADADLKPVLKKAGFLTRDPRMVERKKYGLKKARRAPQFSKR; encoded by the coding sequence ATGGAAAGAGTTCAATACTACGGAACAGGAAGAAGAAAGACATCTGTAGCTAGAGTAAGATTAGTTCCAGGTGAAGGAAATATCATAATAAATAAAAGAAATATTGAAGATTACTTTGGACTAGAAACTTTAAAGGTTATAGTTAGACAGCCACTTGCACTTACAGGGACTTTAAATAAATATGATGTTCTTGTAAACGTTCATGGTGGTGGATTCACAGGCCAAGCTGGTGCAATTAGACATGGTATAGCAAGAGCATTGGTTAATGCAGATGCAGACCTTAAGCCAGTATTAAAGAAGGCAGGATTCTTAACAAGAGACCCAAGAATGGTAGAAAGAAAGAAATATGGTCTAAAGAAGGCAAGAAGAGCTCCACAATTCTCAAAGAGATAA
- a CDS encoding diguanylate cyclase codes for MKIINNRFRIIKKNYQNQIITSYRVADLKSSHRTINLNILNSDSMDKKLINYCIEEFIMLSNIKNDNIIKLHNFYVIESIDNGQIKDKTYFFTSDRVENQVSFNMIEKLSLQSKIELFIKLCRTINYLHLIGYNYLYLNLLNINLINREGDLDIVINDILTSKINDKLYSSKKGNLLFKAPEVIKSDEVTNQSDIYSLGVMLIAFLLGRLKFTNIEEGIQFLYGLNKQIPSGLINIIKTMTRENPDDRFENINAVIKELNCVFNSNFNAIDLENLGKLNDKIKICDRKSEIEKILDGYKRGAKCAIVSGETGIGKSRLLKELEFKFKINNIESFSFFGNYETQSKKVVSDIIKQMFINTNEDLIRQFENDFVSILPELKSNNINEFTYDEKTKIRLLNSFYRFIKQRFGSKKIVLIIDDLNEIDSFTMDLALDLVNSDLNEQIFFVISYKEEKSTDKKFKDLLYTIKQKDRTISINLEGLSEDATAEMIKCKLFMSYTPKLFANKIYSITMGNPLFIEELLKDLYIRKILYVNPISGIWSSQYDDNYDNMILPTTVEQAILSQIRGLDEMQMNILEIIAMFETSASLEILKNTINLDADTLTRVLLQLESTGVIVFKISDEGYVYDFRNKLLKKIIYSKIDENKKKFLHKKVAEIIEKYADDFISFALNDELIYHLEKYGDKEKAAKFCIKNAELMKQFKNMNDAINYFEKAISLFDEKIEDEVKLNTFFETALLYYQTGNIQKALHYYKLVLNISLFLENYKDAIDALNFIVEISLNKNELESAQINLRKIEEIINEKEKDYLKGYLEYRYNLAIYYRELNDFSKVDEIARESLKLINDEDYRSRGKFIKLLGDICLFKSMPDEALKYYEKSLSCFDKARNKVGMMTVLNNISIIYSDYYQDYEVSLKYLKDMLIISSAENSLTIKALSLLNIASIYYLRFDYEKSLKYFLEALAISESLEFEVYVFYIYCYLIGVYLRLGQVKSSYDYYLKTKEEIEKYPNQGKYESLYYYFSGELFYYLGDFERAKSNLERVVEIYNQDYIKTKWDAEILIEIINIKMFREEKILKSAITKILDISANYQNKFEKLNIYYNLLINCHKIADENTKNLILNLINNNDLNDVPKIIRIKLDYLKHVLKVNKGQLKQIELLLKESKENRLKQLYWRLSVLLGDTYYDEGNIFMALNHYANAIQQISSIVSEIPIEYKRSFVIAKNALKPLCKIYEIKGDYIALKETCIEQLSDKTIDEMLSYKHVKNVLYDKHLINNTRRIIRNELKINIKSFEDLIGKLILNPLVDLDLISKYLAYVTLATRCLIVSETNELEILASSNENKQLPDDLTIFNTVKQIEKPVFSTDTVTKDNSIYSYACIPLVKRNFKDRKRISTYDIKRVLGYIFIESDKIINYINEESIQECIKFSNIVLELIDKNNIINSSIFDKLTRAYTRKFFDDAIEEHIQNAENSNGYFSIIMIDIDNFKKLNDKFGHQTGDKILKQLGNVVRETIRKNDLFCRYGGEEFIIILPDTKKNEAYILAERIRNKIENTVMLFNKSITVSMGVSTFPEDAEWKDELIEKADKALYAAKENGKNRVEIWREDFENKGRVTNKLSGLLTGNEVKDSAKILYLIELSELSKANIDTLNLIYYLLGILLESTESKYAGYLKVKNNKIIESYWRKAFIDGWIGFNYYNMNLINRTISEKEGRFLIDWEEYFEYDQIKNIPVFYSVMLVPVIKRQEILGVIYLATSSNEKEYKFEDFNYVSILSNIFSALI; via the coding sequence ATGAAAATAATAAACAATAGATTCAGAATTATAAAGAAGAACTACCAAAATCAGATAATTACATCATATAGAGTTGCCGACCTTAAGAGTTCCCATAGGACGATTAATCTTAATATTCTTAATTCAGATTCTATGGACAAAAAATTAATAAATTATTGTATCGAAGAATTTATTATGTTGTCCAACATAAAAAATGATAATATTATTAAGCTACATAATTTTTACGTTATTGAAAGCATAGATAACGGTCAAATTAAAGATAAGACTTATTTTTTTACATCTGATAGAGTGGAAAACCAAGTTTCTTTCAACATGATAGAAAAGTTAAGTTTACAGTCAAAAATAGAATTATTCATAAAGTTATGTAGAACAATAAATTATTTGCACTTGATTGGTTACAATTATTTATATTTAAATTTATTAAATATTAATCTAATAAATAGAGAAGGAGATTTAGATATAGTTATTAACGATATACTAACATCAAAAATAAATGATAAATTATATAGTTCCAAAAAAGGTAATTTATTATTTAAAGCACCTGAAGTAATAAAATCAGACGAAGTGACAAATCAATCAGACATATATTCACTTGGAGTAATGTTAATTGCTTTCTTGCTTGGAAGATTAAAATTTACAAATATTGAGGAAGGCATTCAATTTCTTTATGGGTTAAATAAACAAATTCCAAGTGGTTTAATAAATATAATTAAGACAATGACGAGAGAAAATCCAGACGATAGATTTGAAAATATAAACGCTGTTATTAAGGAATTAAATTGTGTATTTAACTCAAATTTCAACGCAATAGATTTAGAAAACTTAGGAAAACTGAACGACAAGATAAAAATATGTGATAGAAAAAGTGAGATTGAAAAGATTTTAGATGGATATAAGCGGGGTGCAAAGTGTGCGATTGTTTCTGGGGAAACTGGTATAGGGAAATCGAGACTTCTTAAAGAATTAGAATTTAAATTTAAGATAAATAATATTGAAAGTTTTAGTTTTTTTGGAAATTATGAAACTCAAAGTAAAAAAGTTGTTTCAGATATTATTAAACAAATGTTTATAAACACTAACGAAGATTTAATCAGACAGTTTGAAAACGACTTTGTATCAATATTGCCGGAATTAAAGTCAAACAACATTAATGAATTTACATATGATGAGAAGACAAAAATAAGGTTGCTTAACTCATTTTATAGATTTATAAAACAAAGGTTTGGAAGCAAAAAAATAGTATTAATTATAGACGATTTAAACGAAATAGACAGTTTTACTATGGATTTAGCTTTAGATTTAGTTAACTCAGATTTAAATGAACAAATATTTTTCGTTATATCATATAAAGAAGAAAAGTCAACAGATAAAAAATTTAAAGACTTATTATATACAATAAAACAAAAAGATAGAACTATATCAATAAACCTTGAAGGCTTATCAGAAGACGCAACAGCAGAAATGATTAAATGTAAGCTGTTTATGTCATACACCCCAAAGTTATTTGCAAATAAAATATATTCAATAACTATGGGCAATCCTTTATTTATTGAGGAATTATTAAAGGACTTATATATAAGAAAAATACTTTATGTTAACCCAATATCAGGAATTTGGAGCAGCCAATATGATGATAATTATGATAATATGATTTTACCAACTACAGTTGAACAAGCAATTTTAAGCCAAATAAGAGGCTTAGATGAAATGCAGATGAATATATTAGAGATTATAGCAATGTTTGAAACTTCTGCTTCATTAGAAATTCTTAAAAACACTATAAACTTAGATGCTGATACTTTAACTAGGGTTCTTTTACAACTTGAATCTACAGGAGTTATCGTATTTAAAATTAGCGATGAAGGTTATGTATACGATTTTAGAAATAAATTATTAAAAAAAATAATATATTCCAAAATTGATGAAAATAAAAAGAAATTTCTTCATAAAAAAGTTGCTGAAATTATTGAAAAGTATGCTGATGATTTTATATCCTTTGCATTAAACGATGAGTTGATATATCATCTAGAGAAATATGGAGATAAAGAAAAAGCTGCAAAATTCTGTATTAAAAATGCTGAACTAATGAAACAATTTAAGAACATGAATGATGCTATAAATTATTTTGAGAAAGCGATAAGCCTATTTGATGAAAAAATAGAGGATGAAGTAAAGTTAAATACATTTTTTGAAACGGCGTTACTATACTACCAGACAGGTAACATACAAAAAGCATTGCATTATTACAAACTTGTTTTGAATATATCACTATTTTTGGAGAATTATAAAGATGCTATAGATGCATTGAACTTTATTGTAGAAATAAGTCTTAATAAAAATGAACTTGAATCAGCCCAAATAAATTTAAGAAAAATTGAAGAAATTATAAATGAAAAGGAGAAGGATTATTTAAAAGGATATTTAGAATATAGATATAATTTGGCCATTTATTATAGAGAACTAAACGATTTTTCAAAAGTTGACGAAATAGCTAGAGAGTCATTAAAGCTTATTAACGATGAAGATTACAGGTCAAGGGGGAAGTTTATCAAACTTCTTGGAGACATTTGTTTGTTCAAATCGATGCCAGACGAAGCTTTAAAGTATTATGAAAAATCATTAAGCTGCTTTGACAAAGCAAGAAATAAAGTTGGTATGATGACAGTTCTAAACAATATAAGCATAATTTATTCAGATTATTATCAGGATTATGAGGTTTCTTTGAAATATTTAAAAGACATGCTAATTATAAGCAGTGCAGAAAATTCATTGACGATAAAAGCTTTAAGTTTATTAAATATAGCATCGATTTACTATTTGCGATTTGATTATGAAAAATCTTTAAAATATTTTTTAGAGGCATTAGCAATATCAGAAAGCCTTGAATTTGAAGTTTATGTTTTCTATATTTACTGCTATTTAATAGGAGTTTATTTAAGGTTAGGTCAGGTTAAAAGCTCCTATGATTATTATTTAAAAACTAAGGAAGAAATTGAAAAATACCCTAATCAGGGTAAATACGAAAGTCTATACTATTATTTTTCAGGAGAATTATTTTATTATTTAGGGGATTTTGAAAGAGCAAAATCAAATTTAGAAAGGGTTGTAGAAATTTACAACCAAGATTATATTAAAACGAAATGGGATGCAGAAATACTGATTGAAATAATAAATATAAAAATGTTTAGAGAAGAAAAAATATTAAAATCAGCTATAACAAAGATTTTAGATATTTCCGCTAATTATCAAAACAAATTTGAAAAATTGAATATTTACTATAATTTACTAATAAACTGTCATAAAATTGCTGACGAGAACACTAAAAATTTAATCCTCAATCTGATAAATAATAATGACTTAAATGATGTTCCTAAAATTATCAGAATAAAATTAGATTATTTAAAACATGTTTTAAAAGTAAACAAAGGGCAGCTAAAACAAATTGAATTGTTATTAAAAGAAAGTAAAGAAAACAGATTAAAGCAGCTTTATTGGAGACTAAGCGTTCTGTTAGGCGATACCTATTATGATGAAGGCAATATATTTATGGCACTCAATCATTATGCAAATGCAATCCAACAAATAAGCAGCATAGTATCTGAAATTCCTATCGAGTATAAACGAAGTTTTGTAATTGCAAAAAATGCGCTAAAACCTCTGTGTAAGATATACGAAATAAAAGGAGATTATATAGCTTTAAAAGAAACATGTATTGAGCAGTTATCTGATAAGACGATTGATGAAATGCTCTCATATAAGCATGTAAAGAATGTATTATACGATAAACATCTCATTAACAATACAAGAAGAATAATAAGGAATGAACTTAAGATTAATATTAAAAGCTTTGAAGATTTGATAGGCAAGCTTATATTAAATCCGCTTGTTGACCTGGATTTAATTTCTAAATACTTGGCCTATGTTACTTTAGCTACAAGATGCTTAATTGTTTCAGAAACAAATGAGCTTGAGATTTTAGCATCAAGCAATGAAAACAAACAACTGCCGGATGATTTAACTATTTTTAATACAGTAAAGCAAATTGAAAAACCAGTATTTTCAACAGATACTGTAACAAAAGATAATTCAATATACAGCTATGCATGCATACCGCTTGTTAAGCGTAATTTTAAAGATAGGAAGAGAATATCAACATATGATATTAAAAGAGTCTTAGGGTATATCTTTATTGAAAGCGATAAGATAATAAATTATATTAATGAAGAAAGCATTCAAGAGTGTATAAAATTCTCAAATATAGTTCTTGAATTGATTGACAAGAACAATATTATAAATTCATCTATTTTTGATAAACTAACCCGTGCTTATACAAGAAAATTTTTTGATGATGCTATTGAAGAGCATATTCAAAATGCTGAAAATAGTAATGGATATTTTTCGATTATTATGATTGATATTGATAATTTTAAAAAATTAAATGATAAGTTTGGGCATCAAACTGGAGACAAGATATTAAAACAATTAGGGAACGTTGTAAGGGAAACAATTAGGAAAAACGATTTGTTTTGTAGATACGGAGGAGAAGAATTTATAATCATTTTACCAGATACTAAAAAAAATGAGGCTTATATTTTAGCAGAAAGAATTAGAAATAAAATAGAGAATACTGTTATGCTTTTTAACAAATCAATAACTGTAAGCATGGGGGTATCAACTTTCCCTGAAGATGCTGAATGGAAGGATGAGTTAATTGAAAAGGCAGATAAAGCACTTTATGCAGCTAAGGAAAATGGAAAGAATAGAGTTGAAATTTGGAGAGAAGATTTTGAAAATAAAGGAAGAGTAACTAATAAGCTATCCGGATTGCTAACAGGAAATGAAGTTAAGGATTCAGCAAAGATTTTATATTTAATAGAATTAAGTGAGTTATCAAAAGCAAATATTGATACTCTTAACTTGATATATTATCTGCTTGGCATTTTATTAGAATCAACCGAAAGCAAATATGCTGGATACTTAAAGGTAAAAAATAACAAAATAATCGAATCTTATTGGAGGAAAGCTTTCATCGATGGTTGGATAGGATTCAATTATTATAACATGAATTTGATAAATAGAACGATAAGCGAAAAAGAAGGTAGATTCTTGATAGATTGGGAAGAATACTTTGAATATGACCAGATAAAAAATATTCCTGTATTTTATTCTGTTATGTTAGTTCCTGTAATTAAAAGGCAGGAAATACTTGGCGTTATTTATCTTGCTACTTCTTCAAACGAAAAAGAATATAAATTTGAGGATTTTAATTATGTGTCAATCTTATCAAATATTTTTTCGGCATTGATATAA
- the cwlD gene encoding N-acetylmuramoyl-L-alanine amidase CwlD, with the protein MKRILIPIIFVFFAYIIVFASRLYIDTTTFGVKNNITIIVDAGHGGIDGGAIGNNGTVEKNINLAIAQKLKGYIESHGDTCIMIREVDEGLYSYETRRGKKAEDLKNRKQIIKENQADLFISIHLNYFPQSRYYGAQTFYLTGDSKSEELAKYIQQELINILNRGNNRVAKSSDTYYILKNNGIPSVIVECGFLSNPDEEALLNQEDYQNKIAWAIYCGILDYFGSK; encoded by the coding sequence ATGAAAAGAATATTAATCCCTATAATATTTGTCTTTTTTGCTTATATCATAGTATTCGCAAGCAGATTGTATATAGATACTACAACTTTTGGCGTTAAAAATAATATTACAATTATAGTTGATGCAGGTCACGGTGGAATTGATGGTGGTGCAATCGGCAATAATGGAACAGTTGAAAAAAATATAAATCTTGCTATAGCGCAGAAATTAAAAGGATATATTGAAAGCCATGGTGACACATGTATTATGATACGTGAAGTTGATGAAGGGCTTTATTCCTACGAAACACGGCGGGGGAAAAAAGCAGAAGATTTAAAAAATAGAAAACAGATAATTAAAGAGAATCAGGCTGATTTGTTTATAAGCATTCATCTAAATTATTTTCCACAATCTAGGTATTATGGTGCCCAAACATTTTATCTAACTGGAGATTCCAAAAGCGAAGAATTAGCAAAATATATCCAACAGGAGTTAATTAATATTCTAAACAGAGGTAATAATCGTGTTGCTAAATCATCTGATACTTACTATATTCTTAAGAATAATGGAATTCCTTCAGTAATCGTTGAGTGCGGCTTTTTATCAAATCCTGATGAAGAAGCCCTATTAAATCAAGAGGATTATCAGAATAAAATAGCATGGGCAATTTATTGTGGCATCCTTGATTACTTTGGGTCAAAATAA
- a CDS encoding energy-coupling factor transporter ATPase: MEMIKAIDVNFNYKKEFDDEDKTTALNGINLTIKPGEFVVIIGHNGSGKSTLAKHFNAILVPSSGDVIVKNMNTKDASLIWDIRKSVGMVFQNPDNQIVATIVEEDVAFGPENLGVEPAEIRKRVDEVLETVEMLEYAKHGPHLLSGGQKQRVAIAGVLAMKPSCIVLDEPTAMLDPSGRREVINTIKKLNKEEKITIILITHFMEEAVDADRVVIVSDGKIVMDDSPREVFKKVKELKSLGLDVPQVTQLAFELKNEGIDIKDNILTIEEMVDALCRLK, from the coding sequence ATGGAAATGATAAAAGCTATAGACGTAAATTTTAATTATAAAAAGGAATTTGACGATGAAGATAAAACCACTGCATTGAATGGAATCAATTTGACCATTAAACCTGGTGAGTTTGTTGTTATTATTGGTCATAATGGTTCAGGAAAATCAACTCTTGCAAAGCACTTCAATGCAATATTAGTTCCTTCAAGTGGAGATGTAATCGTAAAAAATATGAATACAAAAGATGCATCTTTGATTTGGGATATAAGAAAATCCGTTGGCATGGTCTTTCAAAATCCTGACAATCAAATTGTTGCAACTATAGTTGAAGAAGATGTTGCATTTGGACCAGAGAATTTAGGAGTAGAGCCAGCGGAAATTCGCAAAAGAGTAGATGAAGTACTAGAAACAGTTGAAATGCTAGAATATGCGAAACATGGACCTCATCTGCTTTCAGGAGGTCAAAAACAAAGAGTCGCAATTGCGGGAGTCCTGGCTATGAAACCAAGCTGTATTGTTCTTGATGAACCAACTGCAATGCTCGACCCATCAGGTAGACGTGAAGTTATTAACACTATAAAGAAATTGAATAAAGAGGAAAAAATAACCATTATATTAATAACTCATTTTATGGAAGAGGCTGTTGATGCCGATAGAGTAGTTATAGTTTCCGATGGGAAAATTGTTATGGATGATAGCCCAAGAGAAGTTTTCAAAAAGGTAAAGGAATTAAAAAGCTTAGGCCTTGACGTGCCACAAGTGACTCAACTCGCATTTGAATTAAAAAATGAAGGAATAGATATAAAGGATAATATCTTGACTATTGAAGAGATGGTGGATGCATTATGCCGGTTAAAATAG
- the rplM gene encoding 50S ribosomal protein L13 — translation MKTYMAKKEEVQRKWYVVDATDKTLGRLASQIATILRGKHKAIYTPNVDTGDFVIVINAEKVALTGKKLDQKLYRHHSLYPGGMKEVSYRKLLDTKPELAIEEAVRRMLPKGPLGRQMFKKLKVYRGSAHNHEAQKPEVLELKY, via the coding sequence ATGAAAACTTACATGGCAAAGAAGGAAGAAGTTCAAAGAAAATGGTATGTAGTAGACGCTACTGATAAGACATTAGGAAGACTTGCTAGCCAAATAGCGACTATATTAAGAGGAAAGCATAAAGCGATTTACACTCCAAACGTTGACACTGGTGACTTTGTTATCGTTATCAATGCAGAAAAGGTTGCATTAACTGGAAAGAAGCTTGACCAAAAGTTATATAGACATCATTCTTTATATCCAGGCGGAATGAAGGAAGTATCATATAGAAAACTATTAGATACTAAACCAGAACTTGCAATCGAAGAAGCTGTTAGAAGAATGCTTCCAAAGGGACCACTTGGAAGACAAATGTTCAAAAAACTTAAGGTTTACAGAGGCTCAGCTCACAATCATGAAGCTCAAAAGCCAGAAGTTCTTGAACTTAAGTATTAA